Part of the Capsicum annuum cultivar UCD-10X-F1 unplaced genomic scaffold, UCD10Xv1.1 ctg53299, whole genome shotgun sequence genome, TAATCAGattattcatttttcaatttatagaacaattaaccaaccaattaataaaaaagaataataataaaatgacaaaacttaatctttcaataatactactaatatcataatataatatccataattcattacaaTTGTCCACGACgagttttcatattctgaaaacgATCAATGATGACATCATTACTTACATTTGCAAATACATCATGCTCCATGTAACATACTAAACAATCATTTAAATATTGATCACCAATATTATTTCGCACTTCATTTTTTATGTGCTTCATGGAAGAGAATGCTCTTTCCACAGTTGCCGTAGCAACGGGTAAAATTAGAGCCAACTTcacaagtaaataaacaagtgaataagtcttCACAAGATTTGCCTCAACTAATGTCTTTGCCAAGTCACGAATTCCTTGCAAGTTGGAGAATTTGGAATTACCACCTCGCATATGAATTATGAAAGTATCAAGTTAGTAACTCAAATCTCGAAGCTTTCGatcatcaaactcatttggaTAACACTTCGCTAAAGTCATGATTCTATCTTTGTCAAAGTTAGAGAAAGAATTGACAGGATTCAAGCTACCCATCCCAAGAAGTAAATCACTACTCACTACATCAAAACGATCATTAAACTCTTGAAGTTGCACATCAATGACAGCACCAAAAATTTCAACACGCAAATGGTGCGAATAACAAACATCCA contains:
- the LOC124893053 gene encoding uncharacterized protein LOC124893053, producing the protein MRGGNSKFSNLQGIRDLAKTLVEANLVKTYSLVYLLVKLALILPVATATVERAFSSMKHIKNEVRNNIGDQYLNDCLVCYMEHDVFANVSNDVIIDRFQNMKTRRGQ